A genomic window from Silene latifolia isolate original U9 population chromosome Y, ASM4854445v1, whole genome shotgun sequence includes:
- the LOC141631802 gene encoding uncharacterized protein LOC141631802, with product MVDATTGHEMLTFMDAWSGYNQIKMHQRDQEKTAFMLERGIYCYNVMPFGLKKCRFDLPTSSKQDVQTADRKNHGETRYTSFEKLVLALVTASYKLRPYFESHIIHVVTNYPLKTIMRKPELSGRMTKWSVHMSGYDLQFEPRTPIKSQALTDFVSDFCLATQAEADKGVLTLCGNQEYDTWTWYIDGVSNAGGAGVGLILRSPKIRCEFKATNNEAQYEALIRGMQMAQGLNVKNLRVYGESLLMVNHVNNEYVARDSKMIAYLKVATKQKLKFRSFKITQVPRDQNVEADALAMLGHTFKPAECLDKDEARTVLHAIQSGDCGNHAGVGVYPTKPKDRDISGL from the exons atggtggatgccacaacCGGGCATGAAATGCTCACCTTTATGGACGCTTGGAGTGGTtacaaccagatcaagatgcaccAAAGGGACCAAGAGAAAACGGCATTCATGTTAGAACGGGGTATATACTGCTACAACGTAATGCCCTTTGGTCTTAAAAAATGCCGGTTCGACCTACCAACGTCTAGTAAACAAGATGTTCAAACAGCAGATAGGAAAAACCATGGAG agaccaggtacacatctttCGAAAAATTGGTTCTTGCTCTAGTCACTGCTTCATATAAATTGCGTCCATATTTTGAGTCTCATATCATCCACGTAGTAACTAATTATCCCCTGAAAACAATTATGAGGAAACCTGAGTTATCGGGAAGAATGACCAAATGGTCAGTCCACATGAGTGGGTATGACCTACAATTTGAACCTAGGACGCCGATCAAGTCCCAGGCACTAACAGATTTCGTATCAGATTTCTGCCTTGCTACACAGGCAGAAGCAGATAAGGGGGTATTAACATTATGCGGAAACCAGGAATATGATACCTGGACGTGGTACATCGATGGGGTCTCCAATGCCGGGGGAGCTGGCGTGGGGCTGATCCTTCGATCCCCAAAAATCCggtgtgaattcaaagccaccaacaatgaagcaCAGTATGAAGCACTCATACGCGGGATGCAGATGGCGCAAGGACTCAATGTCAAGAACCTGAGGGTATATGGCGAATCACTACTTATGGTAAATCATGTGAACAATGAATACGTGGCGCGTGATTCCAAAATGATAGCCTACCTAAAAGTAGCCACGAAACAAAAACTGAAATTCAGGTCCTTCAAGATCACTCAGGTCCCAAGAGACcagaatgtggaagcagatgccttagcaatGCTAGGGCATACATTCAAGCCCGCAGA GTGCTTGGATAAGGACGAAGCCCGTACAGTGTTGCACGCTATACAGAGTGGAGACTGTGGGAATCATGCTGGGGTAGGAGTTTATCCAACAAAGCCCAAAGACAGGGATATTTCTGGCCTATAA
- the LOC141631803 gene encoding protein FAR1-RELATED SEQUENCE 5-like has protein sequence MGFLKNTLGREDLLKQNGVQPDRQELCREVEKRFTPFRNREGFAHKTPSIDRDDGLVGEKSQRIFRVTRVGCKTRIQLYMKNGLLLIDRFHEGHNDELISLNDREFQKLSRNITDYHKMIIVSNSRLKIGATKTYRICKEQVNGFENIGASLNDFKNFHRDVKCFIHEWDGQLFVNQFKEMTETRIGFYFDYDLDDDGSLRRAIWADGTARENYKIFGDAVSFDQTYSTNKYSMVFTPFTGVDHHKRSVTFCGALIARENYESFNWVFSRFLQAMGGKEPEYIITDQDPGIIKSILLVFKTARHRFCMWHIMNKMPSKFGVSRSDYNDFM, from the exons ATGGGGTTTCTGAAGAATACCTTGGGAAGGGAAG ACTTGCTAAAACAGAATGGAGTTCAACCTGACAGGCAGGAGCTGTGTAGGGAGGTCGAGAAGAGGTTTACACC GTTTCGCAATCGAGAAGGTTTCGCTCACAAGACGCCCAGTATAGATCGGGATGACGGACTGGTTGGGGAGAAGTCACAGAGGATATTCAGGGTCACTAGAGTGGGGTGTAAAACGAGGATACAACTATATATGAAGAATGGTCTTTTATTAATTGACCGGTTCCACGAGGGTCACAATGACGAGCTTATCTCACTTAATGACAGAGAGTTCCAGAAATTGTCGCGTAACATAACAGATTATCACAAGATGATAATCGTTTCGAACTCAAGG ctgaagataggagcaacAAAGACATACAGAATCTGCAAAGAACAAGTGAATGGATTCGAGAACATTGGAGCAagcttaaatgattttaagaacttccataggGATGTTAAATGTTTCATTCACGAATGGGATGGTCAGTTGTTTGTTAACCAATTCAAGGAAATGACTGAAACAAGAATAGGTTTCTACTTTGACTATGACCTTGACGATGATGGCAGCCTACGTAGGGCTATATGGGCGGACGGTACTGCCCGAGAAAATTACAAAATTTTTGGTGATGCGGTGTCATTCGACCAAACTTACTCCACCAATAAGTATTCTATGGTATTCACACCATTCACAGGTGTTGACCACCATAAACGATCTGTGACGTTCTGTGGGGctctaattgcaagggaaaatTATGAGTCATTTAATTGGGTTTTCAGCCGGTTTTTACAAGCAATGGGGGGTAAGGAACCCGAGTACATAATTACAGATCAGGACCCAGGTATTATCAAATCTATCCTTCTTGTTTTCAAGACAGCGCGACATCGGTTctgtatgtggcatataatgaacaaaatgCCCAGTAAATTTGGTGTCTCTAGGAGTGATTATAATGACTTCATGTAA
- the LOC141631804 gene encoding protein FAR1-RELATED SEQUENCE 9-like, with protein MAHCRDLRMASIMRMTQISESENSFFKRFEHNSGTLVEIWMRFESAMDQQRHTQKQLDNIDKHSSAAASTHLALEIHAAKVYTYSTFQKFKEEAIFSIDTCRTEGFTERGELEVTTVKDSSRKKNFEVTYSPALTDDTDTRKASCSCTMFERTGILCRHIIWIFSISGIKTIPEDYVVNRWMKEYLRLRIFNTNGEGTENMQVINEKQIAMSIMWSEVHEAVGLLRDKGVADVDSFSAVIRAFKQSLSPLGEVLNKNKQTEKFLNCTACEVVTILPPKNSKNKGTGKRLLSPKTKAIVLARKPKHKCKNCKRMTNHDKRKCPNPFSAHTPLCEGSSEPEEDEGDEEEELESEQE; from the exons atggcgcattgcagaGACTTGAGGATGGCGTCGATTATGAGGATGACTCAAAtatcagagagcgaaaatagctTTTTCAAGAGGTTTGAGCATAATTCAGGAACATTGGTTGAGatttggatgcgttttgagagCGCTATGGACCAACAAAGACATACACAGAAGCAGCTTGACAACATTGATAAGCACTCGTCCGCAGCGGCGTCAACACATCTGGCATTAGAGATTCATGCTGCAAAGGTGTACACCTATTCAACTTTCCAAAAATTCAAAGAAGAAGCCATCTTCTCAATTGATACATGTAGAACAGAAGGTTTCACTGAGAGAGGCGAGCTAGAGGTAACTACTGTCAAAGATTCATCCAGAAAGAAGAATTTTGAAGTTACATACAGTCCAG CTTTAACTGATGACACAGATACACGTAAAGCAAGTTGCAGTTGTACGATGTTTGAAAGAACCGGAATCCTATGCCGCCATATAATATGGATTTTTTCAATAAGTGGGATAAAGACTATACCAGAAGATTATGTTGTAAATAGATGGATGAAAGAGTATCTCCGATTAAGGATTTTCAATACTAATGGTGAAGGGACAGAAAACATGCAAGTTATCAATGAAAAACAAATTGCAATGTCAAtaatgtggtcagaagttcatgaaGCTGTAGGGCTCCTTCGAGACAAAGGAGTAGCTGATGTTGATAGCTTTTCCGCTGTAATTAGGGCATTTAAACAGTCGCTGTCACCATTAGGGGAAGTGttgaacaaaaataaacaaacggAGAAATTTCTGAATTGTACGGCATGTGAGGTAGTGACGATATTGCCACCAAAGAATTCGAAAAACAAGGGTACCGGAAAAAGACTGCTGTCACCCAAAACAAAAGCAATTGTGTTGGCTAGGAAACCCAAACATAAGTGTAAGAATTGCAAGAGAATGACAAATCACGACAAGAGGAAGTGCCCTAACCCCTTCTCAGCACACACGCCATTGTGCGAAGGGTCGTCTGAACCAGAAGAGGATGAAGGAGATGAGGAGGAAGAGCTGGAATCAGAACAAGAATAG